The Salvelinus sp. IW2-2015 linkage group LG8, ASM291031v2, whole genome shotgun sequence genome window below encodes:
- the LOC111967554 gene encoding uncharacterized protein: MASGYRKPNTTSNQRKKAGPKPDLTEEQKQEIREAFDLFDTDGSGTIDVKELKVAMRALGFEPKKEEIKKMIADIDKEGSGTIDFNDFLCMMTQKMSEKDSKEEILKAFRLFDDDGTGKISFKNLKRVAKELGENLTDEELQEMIDEADRDGDGEINEQEFLRIMKKTSLY, from the exons ATG gcttCAGGCTACAGAAAACCCAACACCACTTCCAACCAGAGGAAAAAGGCAGGTCCTAAACCAGACTTGACAGAGGAACAAAAGCAGGAGATCAGAGAGGCCTTTGACTTGTTTGATACAGATGGGTCGGGCACAATTGACGTGAAGGAACTCAAG GTTGCCATGCGTGCCCTTGGCTTTGAACCAAAGAAAGAAGAGATCAAGAAGATGATTGCAGACATTGACAAGGAGGGCTCTGGGACCATTGATTTTAATGACTTTCTCTGTATGATGACACAGAAAAtg agTGAAAAAGACTCAAAAGAAGAAATTCTGAAGGCTTTCCGCTTATTTGATGATGACGGCACTGGCAAAATCTCCTTCAAAAATCTAAAGAGAGTTGCCAAGGAGCTAGGCGAAAACCTGACAGATGAGGAATTGCAG GAAATGATTGACGAAGCAGAccgagatggagatggagagatcaACGAGCAGGAGTTTCTAAGGATAATGAAAAAGACAAGTCTATATTGA